The following are encoded together in the Triticum dicoccoides isolate Atlit2015 ecotype Zavitan chromosome 6B, WEW_v2.0, whole genome shotgun sequence genome:
- the LOC119325838 gene encoding bisdemethoxycurcumin synthase-like, translated as MGSIGTANGNGNGIGHGSAPVAAGRQHAEGPAAMLGIGTANPTGVEVPQNVFAENLFRVTKSDHLTELQQKLTRICEKTGIDKRHFHLTEETLVAHPELYDHDAQSLDNRLAMTVDAVPKLAQCAAAKAIADWGRPASEITHLVFSTYSAWGAPSADLRLATLLGLRPTVSRTILSLHGCYGGGRALGLARELAENNRGARVLVACAEITLVCFGGPDGGNLVGHALFGDGAGAVIVGAGPFRDGEQSPIFEMVHATQTTVPKTEHALGMQVSGSGVDFHLAIQVPTLIGQNVERCLLHAFRGGDDDDNDDGGAHLPSPLSGNGKWNDLFWAVHPGGRPILDNIDKVLKLEPEKLAASRHVLREYGNMSGATIVFVLDELRRRRSLLPEWGAMLAFGPGVTIETMVLRCPR; from the exons ATGGGAAGCATCGGAACCGCCAACGGCAACGGCAACGGCATCGGGCACGGCAGTGccccggtggcggcggggcggcagcACGCCGAAGGCCCCGCGGCCATGCTCGGCATCGGCACGGCGAACCCCACCGGCGTCGAGGTGCCCCAGAACGTCTTCGCCGAGAACCTCTTCCGCGTCACCAAGAGCGACCACCTCACTGAGCTCCAGCAGAAGCTAACCAGAATCT GCGAGAAGACGGGCATCGACAAGCGCCACTTCCACCTGACGGAGGAGACGCTGGTGGCGCACCCGGAGCTGTACGACCACGACGCGCAGTCGCTGGACAACCGCCTCGCCATGACCGTCGACGCCGTGCCCAAGCTGGCGCAGTGCGCGGCGGCCAAGGCCATCGCCGACTGGGGCCGCCCCGCGAGCGAGATCACCCACCTCGTCTTCAGCACCTACTCCGCCTGGGGCGCCCCGAGCGCCGACCTGCGGCTCGCCACGCTGCTCGGCCTCCGCCCCACCGTGTCCCGCACCATCCTCAGCCTCCACGGCTGCTACGGCGGCGGCAGGGCGCTGGGCCTCGCCAGGGAGCTCGCCGAGAACAACCGCGGCGCCCGCGTCCTCGTGGCCTGCGCCGAGATCACGCTCGTCTGCTTCGGCGGGCCCGACGGCGGCAACCTCGTCGGCCACGCGCTCTTCGGGGACGGCGCCGGCGCGGTCATCGTCGGCGCCGGGCCCTTCCGCGACGGCGAGCAGAGCCCCATCTTCGAGATGGTCCACGCCACGCAGACCACGGTGCCCAAGACGGAGCACGCGCTCGGCATGCAGGTCTCCGGCAGCGGCGTCGACTTCCACCTCGCCATCCAGGTGCCCACGCTCATCGGGCAGAACGTGGAGCGCTGCCTCCTCCACGCGTTCCGCGGAggagacgacgacgacaacgacgacggtggtgctCATCTTCCGTCTCCGTTATCCGGGAACGGGAAGTGGAACGACCTCTTCTGGGCGGTGCACCCGGGCGGCCGGCCGATCCTGGACAACATAGACAAGGTGCTCAAGCTGGAGCCGGAGAAGCTGGCGGCCAGCCGGCACGTGCTCCGCGAGTACGGCAACATGAGCGGCGCCACCATCGTCTTCGTGCTCGACGAGCTGCGCCGGCGCCGGAGCCTGCTGCCGGAGTGGGGCGCCATGCTGGCCTTCGGACCCGGAGTCACAATCGAGACCATGGTGCTCCGCTGTCCACGCTAG